The Halogeometricum borinquense DSM 11551 genome window below encodes:
- a CDS encoding bacterio-opsin activator domain-containing protein, protein MTAESATSQSAAVEVHLLGDGPHAADVREDLRCDDRISVQSSDEESASPVTEVDCIVCTSVDVVSATPDGQAPVVVVLSTADNDVISRAYSAGATSVLFSTEALSDRLAWVTGLSRASTDDSVTTTDVTDVAAGFNDAACVLDRQWRVVEATAAFCEFFGADPTLDGENLWATCPNTRTTADRCWRAVLTGDDAEFEVTFRDGRRVAVNAVPLRDGLALRYRDVSERTETERALDRYKRILETIDDGIYILDENFQIAAVNEAVLEMTGYDRETLVGEHATMLADESVIIEASAIIQRILTGELSDGRLDVELETADGSRLPVETRFSALRFNDGTHGTVGVIRDISDRRQYEQTLTALNSSAHELFNSQTKPAVGERVLNTATQILELESVVVFLYDESVGELRPVAWEGTGSPPSIGPGDGVLWTCFVECESVHLRTDEQTLDRWDRLEAVDSDASNGESVAIPLGEHGVLATSSSGENAPRNQSTLTHLLAANAEAALDRVTRSIELKRRRGELARRNEELMNLNRFNELLREVNRVLVEADSREEIERAVCERLVEGPAIAFAWVGAYDRVDEAIGSRAWAGAERGYLDCLSESPAEFRTEPSVVTTRTHETTVVDNVGQEIQAHQWRRDALDRGFASVASVPLTYNEFSYGTLTIYATEPNAFDKQMRLMFEELGVTTANAINGAEAKESLHTESFVELDVHITSQNEPLLRIAQALDATVQLEGSVQQTSGSALLYLTVSESDTTRNAEILSSLTVIEQVREIAARENETVVEVQLAAEALPSRLADFGAVARTLTARPDALTVVIELPSGSEIRKFVEYLREWYPGTELNAKRTRERSIETQQSFRARLRKSLTDRQFEALRTAYFSGYFAWPRERTASEIATSLDIAQPTFSRHLRVAEQKLFDNLLAD, encoded by the coding sequence AACCGAGGTCGATTGTATCGTCTGTACGAGCGTCGATGTTGTCTCAGCTACGCCCGACGGACAGGCCCCGGTCGTGGTTGTCCTCTCGACCGCCGACAACGACGTCATCTCGCGCGCGTACAGCGCTGGCGCAACATCCGTCCTGTTCTCGACCGAAGCCCTTTCAGATCGACTCGCGTGGGTTACAGGACTCAGCAGGGCATCAACCGACGACAGCGTTACCACGACAGACGTCACCGACGTCGCCGCCGGATTCAACGATGCCGCGTGCGTCCTCGACCGGCAGTGGCGTGTCGTAGAAGCGACGGCGGCGTTTTGTGAGTTCTTTGGTGCGGACCCGACACTCGACGGCGAAAATCTCTGGGCCACCTGTCCGAATACACGCACGACGGCAGACCGATGTTGGCGTGCGGTACTAACCGGTGATGACGCGGAATTCGAGGTGACCTTTCGGGATGGACGACGGGTCGCCGTGAACGCGGTTCCGTTGCGCGACGGCCTCGCACTGCGCTATCGAGACGTGAGCGAACGCACGGAGACGGAGAGAGCACTCGACCGGTACAAACGAATCCTCGAAACGATCGACGACGGAATCTACATCTTAGACGAGAACTTCCAGATCGCGGCGGTCAACGAAGCCGTCTTGGAGATGACCGGCTACGACCGAGAAACGCTCGTCGGCGAACACGCGACGATGCTTGCTGACGAGTCGGTGATCATCGAAGCGAGCGCGATCATCCAGCGGATACTCACGGGCGAACTGTCTGACGGTCGTCTCGACGTAGAACTGGAGACCGCAGACGGCAGTAGACTGCCTGTCGAAACGCGGTTTTCTGCACTTCGGTTTAATGACGGAACTCACGGAACGGTGGGTGTCATCCGCGATATCAGTGACCGAAGACAGTACGAGCAGACGCTGACAGCGCTCAACAGCTCGGCACACGAACTGTTCAATTCTCAGACAAAGCCGGCAGTCGGTGAGAGGGTTCTCAACACAGCCACACAGATTCTCGAACTGGAATCGGTTGTCGTCTTCCTCTACGACGAATCGGTCGGTGAACTCCGACCGGTCGCGTGGGAAGGAACGGGATCACCGCCGTCTATCGGCCCCGGTGACGGCGTGCTCTGGACGTGCTTCGTCGAGTGTGAGTCCGTCCACCTCAGAACTGACGAACAGACGCTCGACCGCTGGGACCGACTCGAAGCCGTAGATTCGGACGCGTCGAACGGAGAGAGCGTCGCTATTCCGCTCGGTGAACACGGTGTTCTCGCCACATCGTCGTCCGGAGAGAACGCCCCCCGGAATCAGTCCACCCTGACACACCTCTTGGCCGCAAACGCGGAGGCCGCACTTGATCGTGTCACTCGGTCTATCGAACTGAAGCGTCGCAGGGGCGAGTTGGCGCGGCGAAACGAGGAGTTGATGAATCTGAACCGGTTTAACGAACTGCTCCGAGAGGTCAATCGCGTCCTCGTCGAAGCCGACTCACGCGAGGAGATAGAGCGCGCCGTCTGCGAACGACTCGTCGAGGGACCAGCAATCGCGTTCGCGTGGGTCGGCGCCTACGACCGGGTGGACGAAGCAATTGGTTCACGCGCGTGGGCGGGCGCCGAGCGCGGGTATCTCGACTGCCTAAGCGAGTCGCCTGCGGAGTTCCGAACGGAACCGAGTGTGGTGACAACCCGAACCCACGAAACGACAGTTGTGGACAACGTGGGACAGGAGATTCAAGCACACCAATGGCGACGCGACGCCCTCGATAGAGGGTTCGCGTCCGTTGCCAGCGTTCCATTGACGTACAACGAGTTCAGCTACGGAACCCTGACCATCTACGCGACGGAACCGAACGCCTTCGACAAACAGATGCGACTCATGTTCGAAGAACTCGGCGTCACGACGGCGAACGCCATCAACGGGGCGGAGGCCAAAGAGTCGCTTCACACGGAGTCGTTCGTCGAGCTCGACGTTCACATCACCAGCCAGAATGAACCGCTGCTCCGCATAGCGCAGGCGCTCGATGCCACAGTTCAACTTGAGGGAAGCGTCCAGCAGACGAGCGGTTCGGCGTTACTCTATCTCACGGTTTCGGAGTCGGACACGACTCGAAACGCGGAGATTCTCTCGTCGTTAACAGTGATCGAACAGGTTCGAGAGATTGCCGCACGCGAGAACGAGACGGTAGTCGAAGTACAACTGGCCGCCGAGGCGCTTCCGTCTCGACTGGCTGATTTCGGTGCCGTAGCCCGGACGCTGACAGCGCGACCGGACGCACTCACTGTCGTCATCGAACTTCCGTCCGGATCCGAGATACGGAAGTTCGTCGAATACCTTCGAGAGTGGTATCCCGGTACCGAGCTGAACGCCAAGCGAACTCGAGAACGGTCTATCGAGACGCAGCAATCGTTCCGCGCTCGCCTCCGCAAATCACTGACTGACCGGCAGTTCGAGGCGCTCCGAACCGCCTACTTCTCGGGATACTTCGCGTGGCCCCGCGAACGAACGGCCAGCGAAATCGCAACGTCACTCGACATCGCACAGCCAACGTTCTCACGCCACTTACGTGTCGCAGAGCA